In a genomic window of Mycolicibacillus parakoreensis:
- a CDS encoding 4a-hydroxytetrahydrobiopterin dehydratase — protein MAVLTDEQVTAAVGTLDGWEHVDGALRRSVKFPSFLAGIEAVRRVAEHAESRDHHPDIDIRWRTVTFTLVTHSAGGITEQDTTMAADIDRILAS, from the coding sequence ATGGCTGTGTTGACCGACGAACAAGTGACCGCGGCGGTGGGCACCCTCGACGGCTGGGAGCACGTCGACGGGGCCCTGCGCCGATCCGTGAAGTTTCCGTCGTTTCTGGCCGGCATCGAGGCGGTGCGCCGGGTGGCCGAACACGCCGAATCCCGAGACCACCACCCCGACATCGACATCCGGTGGCGCACCGTGACATTCACGCTGGTGACCCACTCGGCCGGCGGGATCACCGAGCAGGACACCACGATGGCCGCCGACATCGACCGGATTCTGGCCTCCTAA
- a CDS encoding acyltransferase family protein — protein MTHPLSFPTPAEVAAQTPADRDRVIDVIRIVSLVGVIAGHTIMATSVIRDGVFFWGNLLTESVIFQALTWVFQIMPLFFFAGVAASVNSWRPGSSWGGWLLGRAARLYRPVFYYLGFWAVALLGLHAVAPTRVYQSIAGISVQLLWFLGAYILVLAAVPLVHRITTAAGLLVGLAGVYAAVAAIDVMRLHTDVPAALGYLNMAVWLIPGMLGVAYRRRLLSAQSGWFGGLIMLAVNLALVHWGPYEASLVGIDGQRLANMSPPSLLLAGHAVMMCCFAIAVAPAIDRWARRPRVWWLAAIGNSGAMTLYLWHMPALLGMHLVFDYLGWARYPGEPNLIVLSVVQVAVMTVLVAVLFVTLRPLENTPLPGWDGGTLAGPGLRSAAVGALLCLAGAATLISVKWGLKDQGLDCTAVILAALCAARLLARPTASAVPAASRRDARSAGSAAPAGR, from the coding sequence ATGACGCACCCGTTGAGCTTTCCCACACCCGCCGAGGTGGCCGCGCAGACCCCGGCCGACCGTGACCGCGTGATCGACGTGATCCGGATCGTGTCGCTGGTCGGCGTCATCGCCGGGCACACGATCATGGCGACCAGCGTGATCCGCGACGGTGTCTTCTTCTGGGGCAACCTGCTCACCGAATCGGTGATTTTCCAGGCCCTGACCTGGGTGTTCCAGATCATGCCGCTGTTCTTCTTCGCCGGGGTGGCCGCCAGCGTGAACTCGTGGCGCCCGGGGAGCAGCTGGGGCGGGTGGCTGCTGGGCCGCGCCGCCCGGCTGTACCGGCCGGTCTTTTACTACCTGGGGTTCTGGGCGGTGGCGCTGCTGGGCCTGCACGCGGTGGCACCGACGCGGGTCTACCAGTCGATCGCCGGGATCAGCGTGCAACTGTTGTGGTTCCTCGGCGCCTACATCCTGGTGCTGGCCGCGGTGCCGCTGGTGCACCGCATCACCACCGCCGCTGGCCTGCTGGTCGGTCTCGCCGGGGTCTACGCCGCGGTCGCCGCCATCGACGTGATGCGGTTGCACACCGACGTTCCGGCGGCGCTGGGCTATCTGAACATGGCGGTGTGGTTGATCCCCGGCATGCTCGGGGTGGCCTACCGGCGCCGGCTGCTCTCCGCGCAGTCGGGATGGTTCGGCGGGCTGATCATGCTGGCGGTCAACCTGGCGCTGGTGCATTGGGGCCCCTACGAGGCCAGCCTGGTCGGCATCGACGGCCAGCGGTTGGCGAACATGTCCCCGCCGTCGCTGCTGCTGGCCGGCCACGCGGTGATGATGTGCTGCTTCGCGATCGCGGTCGCCCCGGCGATCGACCGGTGGGCCCGCCGCCCCCGGGTGTGGTGGCTGGCCGCGATCGGCAACTCGGGGGCGATGACGCTGTACCTGTGGCACATGCCCGCCCTGTTGGGGATGCATCTGGTCTTCGACTACCTCGGGTGGGCGCGCTACCCGGGCGAGCCGAACCTGATCGTGCTCAGCGTGGTGCAGGTGGCGGTGATGACGGTGCTGGTGGCGGTGCTGTTCGTGACGCTGCGTCCACTGGAGAACACCCCGCTGCCCGGCTGGGACGGCGGGACGCTCGCCGGCCCCGGGCTGCGCAGCGCCGCGGTCGGTGCGCTGCTGTGTCTGGCCGGGGCGGCGACGTTGATCTCGGTCAAGTGGGGGCTCAAGGACCAGGGCCTGGACTGCACCGCGGTGATCCTGGCGGCGCTGTGCGCGGCGCGCCTGCTGGCCCGCCCGACGGCTAGCGCAGTCCCGGCGGCATCCCGTAGAGATGCTCGATCGGCAGGGTCAGCAGCACCCGCCGGTCGGTGA
- a CDS encoding PPOX class F420-dependent oxidoreductase, translating into MARQVFDDKLLAVIRGNALGVLATLKRDGRPQLSNVSYHFDPQALVLQVSVTEPRAKTRNLRRDPRASILVSSDDGWSYAVAEGTAELTPPAGSPHDDTVAGLVSLYRNIAGEHPDWDEYRQAMVTDRRVLLTLPIEHLYGMPPGLR; encoded by the coding sequence ATGGCACGCCAGGTTTTCGACGACAAGCTGTTGGCCGTCATCCGGGGCAACGCGTTGGGGGTGCTGGCCACGTTGAAACGCGACGGCCGCCCGCAGCTGTCGAACGTGTCCTACCACTTCGACCCCCAGGCGCTGGTCCTGCAGGTCTCGGTCACCGAGCCGCGGGCGAAGACCCGCAACCTGCGCCGCGACCCGCGGGCCTCGATCCTGGTCAGCTCCGACGACGGTTGGTCCTACGCCGTGGCCGAGGGCACCGCCGAACTCACCCCGCCGGCGGGATCCCCGCACGACGACACCGTGGCCGGGCTGGTCTCGCTGTACCGCAACATCGCCGGGGAGCACCCGGACTGGGACGAGTACCGCCAGGCCATGGTCACCGACCGGCGGGTGCTGCTGACCCTGCCGATCGAGCATCTCTACGGGATGCCGCCGGGACTGCGCTAG
- a CDS encoding class I SAM-dependent methyltransferase produces the protein MAPMTAAKHKVTLTGVSETALLTLNSRAREARRPDAVLDDPMAIALVDAIDFDFAKFGNTRQDMALRARAFDLHTGRYLQAHPAATVVALAEGLQTSFWRLDAAIADPQFRWITVDLPPVIELRSRLLPTSPRISAVAQSALDYSWMDRVDPEHGVFITAEGLLMYLQPEQALELIAACAARFPGAQMLFDLPPMWLAALTRRGLPASRRYRIPPMPFSRTPSQLAALSDTVAGVGTVHDLRLPPGRGMLFNTVLGLSYQLPLLDWLRGALTLLEFAPSNAAAT, from the coding sequence ATGGCCCCGATGACTGCAGCCAAACACAAGGTCACGCTGACCGGGGTGTCGGAGACCGCACTGTTGACGTTGAATTCGCGTGCCCGCGAGGCCCGCCGGCCCGACGCGGTGCTCGACGATCCGATGGCGATCGCGTTGGTCGACGCGATCGACTTCGACTTCGCCAAGTTCGGCAACACCCGCCAGGACATGGCCCTGCGCGCCCGGGCGTTCGACCTCCACACCGGCCGGTATCTGCAGGCGCACCCGGCGGCCACGGTGGTGGCGTTGGCCGAGGGACTGCAGACCAGCTTCTGGCGGTTGGACGCCGCGATCGCCGACCCGCAGTTCCGGTGGATCACCGTCGACCTGCCGCCGGTGATCGAGTTGCGCTCGCGGCTGTTGCCGACGTCGCCGCGGATCAGCGCGGTGGCCCAGTCCGCCCTGGACTACAGCTGGATGGATCGCGTCGACCCCGAGCACGGGGTGTTCATCACCGCCGAGGGCCTGCTGATGTATCTGCAGCCCGAGCAGGCGCTGGAGTTGATCGCCGCGTGCGCCGCCCGGTTCCCGGGCGCGCAGATGCTCTTCGATCTGCCGCCGATGTGGCTGGCCGCGCTGACGCGGCGCGGTCTGCCGGCGTCGCGGCGCTACCGGATCCCGCCGATGCCGTTCAGCCGCACGCCGTCGCAGCTGGCTGCGCTCTCCGACACCGTTGCCGGTGTCGGCACCGTGCACGATCTGCGCCTGCCGCCCGGGCGGGGGATGCTGTTCAACACCGTGCTGGGCCTGAGCTATCAGCTGCCGCTGCTGGACTGGCTGCGCGGCGCGTTGACGCTGCTCGAATTCGCCCCGTCGAACGCGGCGGCGACGTAA
- a CDS encoding DUF1059 domain-containing protein produces MKTHLTCPCGEAMVGKDEDDLVTIVQKHLADVHPGMEYDRDAILFMAY; encoded by the coding sequence GTGAAGACCCATCTGACGTGCCCGTGCGGGGAGGCCATGGTCGGCAAGGACGAAGACGACCTGGTCACCATCGTGCAGAAGCACCTCGCCGACGTGCACCCCGGCATGGAGTACGACCGGGACGCCATCTTGTTCATGGCCTACTGA
- a CDS encoding (deoxy)nucleoside triphosphate pyrophosphohydrolase, which yields MSMQIVVAGAVIGDGALLVAQRGRPPELAGRWELPGGKVAPGESEPAALARELAEELGVAEPDVHVGGRIGTDVALTATMTLRAYRVRLTGAPPRPLEHRALRWVDAAGLHHVDWVPADRAWLTDLAAALAAR from the coding sequence ATGTCGATGCAGATCGTCGTCGCCGGCGCCGTGATCGGCGACGGCGCCCTGCTGGTCGCCCAGCGCGGCCGGCCCCCCGAGCTGGCCGGCCGATGGGAGCTGCCCGGAGGCAAGGTCGCGCCGGGGGAGAGTGAGCCCGCCGCGTTGGCCCGCGAGCTCGCCGAGGAGCTCGGGGTCGCCGAGCCCGACGTGCACGTCGGGGGCCGCATCGGCACCGACGTGGCGCTGACCGCGACGATGACCCTGCGCGCCTACCGGGTGAGGTTGACCGGGGCACCGCCGCGGCCGCTGGAGCATCGCGCACTGCGCTGGGTCGACGCCGCCGGTCTGCACCACGTCGACTGGGTGCCCGCCGACCGGGCGTGGCTGACCGACCTGGCGGCCGCCTTGGCCGCCCGCTGA
- a CDS encoding DUF1697 domain-containing protein gives MTTYVLLLRGVNVGGVTLKMADVAAALTDAGFGAVRTVLASGNILVDSDADAAAVTAGAQQRMRQRFDYPAWVLTCELTALRAIIADYPFTPEVDGHHSYVTFVTDPAALDELAGLTAGPDEKIARGDGVVYWQAPKNATLKSAIGATMGAARFKPVTTTRNLRTLGKVVARAG, from the coding sequence GTGACCACCTATGTGTTGCTGCTGCGCGGGGTCAACGTCGGCGGCGTCACCCTCAAGATGGCCGACGTGGCCGCCGCGCTCACCGACGCCGGGTTCGGCGCGGTGCGCACCGTGCTGGCCAGCGGCAACATCCTGGTGGACTCCGACGCCGACGCCGCCGCGGTCACCGCCGGCGCCCAACAGCGGATGCGGCAGCGGTTCGACTATCCGGCCTGGGTGCTGACCTGTGAGCTCACCGCGCTGCGCGCGATCATCGCCGACTATCCGTTCACCCCCGAGGTGGACGGCCACCACTCCTACGTCACGTTCGTCACCGACCCGGCGGCCCTCGACGAGCTGGCGGGGCTGACCGCCGGGCCCGACGAGAAGATCGCCCGCGGCGACGGCGTCGTGTACTGGCAGGCGCCCAAGAACGCCACGCTGAAGAGCGCGATCGGGGCCACGATGGGCGCCGCGCGGTTCAAACCGGTGACGACGACCCGCAACCTGCGCACGCTGGGCAAGGTGGTGGCCCGCGCGGGGTGA
- a CDS encoding GntR family transcriptional regulator, translating into MDPGQWRQWFRIDDTAGSPLFEQIRTQIVDGVRSGALAPGTRLPTVRDLAAELGLAVNTVARAYRELETAGVVETRRRFGTFIARTDPTDATLAAAAARYAEAVRGLGLGRAEALAYVAAAFDGANSSSVNAPRSQSSSGS; encoded by the coding sequence ATGGACCCGGGGCAGTGGCGGCAGTGGTTTCGCATCGACGACACCGCCGGCAGCCCGCTGTTCGAGCAGATCCGCACCCAGATCGTCGACGGGGTGCGCTCCGGCGCCCTGGCGCCGGGCACCCGATTGCCGACCGTGCGCGACCTTGCCGCCGAACTCGGCCTGGCGGTCAACACCGTGGCGCGCGCCTACCGGGAGCTGGAGACCGCCGGGGTGGTGGAGACCCGGCGGCGGTTCGGCACATTCATCGCCCGCACCGACCCGACCGACGCCACCCTGGCGGCCGCGGCGGCCCGCTACGCCGAGGCCGTCCGCGGGTTGGGGCTGGGGCGCGCCGAGGCGCTGGCTTACGTCGCCGCCGCGTTCGACGGGGCGAATTCGAGCAGCGTCAACGCGCCGCGCAGCCAGTCCAGCAGCGGCAGCTGA
- a CDS encoding mannosyltransferase, with protein sequence MDALTKVRPIDTTPASASPVWQRRAPLLAAMLLALSVVARLAWIALVPHGTNFVDLHVYIDGAAALDTPGTLYDYVYRGQTRDFDLPFTYPPFAALVFYPLHLLPFAVVAAAWQAGTVVALYAAVRVSQRLLGVVGARPAAMAWTAVMLWIEPVRSTLNYGQINVLLMLATLVAVFSRRSWLSGLLVGVAAGIKLTPAVAVVYFLGARRWAAAVLTALVFAGTVAVSYLLVGDAARRYFTTLLGDADRVGPIGTAFNQSWRGALSRILGHDAGYGPLVLVAIAVTAVTAVLAWRALGADDRLGRLLVVELVGLLVSPISWSHHWVWLVPLIIWLFHGPARHRWGARVLGWGWLAVTLLGVPWVLSFAQSTIWQISRPWHLAWAALAYLAAALGTMAWMALTAPRDTPGSGSARR encoded by the coding sequence ATCGACGCACTGACTAAAGTCAGGCCAATCGACACCACACCCGCCTCGGCGTCGCCGGTTTGGCAGCGCCGCGCCCCGCTCCTGGCCGCGATGTTGCTGGCGCTCAGCGTCGTCGCGCGACTGGCCTGGATCGCCCTGGTGCCGCACGGCACCAACTTCGTGGACCTGCACGTCTACATCGACGGTGCGGCCGCCCTCGACACGCCCGGAACGCTCTACGACTACGTCTACCGCGGCCAGACCCGCGACTTCGATCTGCCGTTCACCTACCCGCCGTTCGCCGCGCTGGTCTTCTACCCGCTGCACCTGTTGCCGTTCGCGGTGGTGGCCGCGGCCTGGCAGGCCGGGACCGTCGTCGCGCTGTACGCCGCGGTCCGGGTCAGCCAGCGGCTGCTCGGCGTCGTCGGCGCGCGCCCCGCGGCGATGGCGTGGACGGCGGTGATGCTCTGGATCGAGCCGGTGCGCAGCACGCTCAACTACGGCCAGATCAACGTGCTGTTGATGCTGGCGACACTGGTCGCGGTGTTCAGCCGGCGCAGCTGGCTCTCGGGGCTGCTGGTCGGCGTGGCCGCCGGGATCAAACTCACCCCCGCCGTCGCGGTCGTCTACTTCCTCGGGGCGCGGCGCTGGGCCGCCGCGGTGCTCACCGCGCTGGTCTTCGCCGGCACCGTGGCGGTCTCCTATCTGCTGGTCGGCGACGCGGCGCGGCGCTACTTCACCACCCTGCTCGGCGACGCCGACCGCGTCGGGCCGATCGGCACCGCGTTCAACCAATCCTGGCGCGGGGCTCTGTCGCGCATCCTCGGCCACGACGCCGGATACGGGCCGCTGGTGCTGGTCGCGATCGCGGTGACCGCGGTGACCGCGGTGCTGGCCTGGCGGGCCCTCGGTGCCGACGACCGGCTGGGCCGGCTGCTGGTGGTGGAGCTGGTCGGGCTGCTGGTCTCGCCGATCTCGTGGTCACACCACTGGGTGTGGCTGGTCCCGCTGATCATCTGGCTCTTCCACGGGCCGGCGCGCCACCGATGGGGTGCCCGCGTGCTGGGCTGGGGCTGGCTGGCGGTGACGCTGCTCGGGGTGCCGTGGGTGCTCAGCTTCGCCCAATCCACGATCTGGCAGATCTCGCGGCCCTGGCATCTGGCCTGGGCGGCGCTGGCGTACCTCGCTGCCGCGCTGGGCACGATGGCGTGGATGGCGCTCACCGCACCGCGCGACACGCCCGGAAGCGGGTCCGCACGCCGTTAG
- a CDS encoding Rv1157c family protein — protein sequence MVRTFSFTTGITAAAIASATALALAGTAVAEPVPPAEPVPAAQTPGLPAIEQLSPVIQQAAADPQGAVELLMAAAAAFKGNSEAPADSRQVADSVTDFIQADPVAVAHMPGPGVEPGTQAHLPTGINPANAVGPVPVEVPHAPAAQPAPPGPVPPQADPPAPEAAAPVAVDGAAPEAAPDAVPEAQPTADFGPESATTQEFMYPSIGTHCLADGGNVIASALSVAGPAEIPTPGPKAGQTAYVFTAVGTPGPAEKQKLPLNVTWVNLTTGKSGTETLTPRDDINPEGPTTLTAIVDTGSGSIMSTIFGQVTTEDSQCQFMPTIGSTVVP from the coding sequence GTGGTACGGACCTTCAGTTTCACCACCGGGATCACCGCCGCGGCCATCGCGTCGGCCACAGCGCTGGCGCTGGCCGGCACGGCGGTGGCCGAGCCGGTCCCCCCGGCCGAACCGGTACCCGCCGCCCAGACGCCGGGGCTGCCCGCCATCGAGCAGCTCAGCCCGGTGATCCAGCAGGCCGCGGCCGACCCGCAGGGTGCGGTGGAGTTGCTGATGGCGGCTGCGGCCGCCTTCAAGGGCAACTCCGAGGCGCCCGCCGACTCCCGCCAGGTGGCCGATTCGGTGACCGACTTCATCCAGGCCGACCCGGTGGCGGTGGCGCACATGCCCGGTCCGGGGGTGGAACCGGGCACCCAGGCGCACCTGCCCACCGGCATCAACCCGGCCAACGCGGTCGGGCCGGTTCCGGTGGAGGTGCCCCACGCCCCGGCGGCCCAGCCGGCGCCGCCCGGGCCGGTGCCCCCGCAGGCCGACCCGCCGGCGCCGGAGGCGGCGGCCCCGGTCGCCGTCGACGGCGCGGCCCCCGAGGCTGCACCGGATGCCGTTCCCGAGGCCCAGCCGACGGCGGATTTCGGCCCGGAGAGCGCGACCACCCAGGAGTTCATGTACCCGTCGATCGGCACCCACTGCCTCGCCGACGGCGGCAACGTGATCGCCAGCGCTCTGTCGGTGGCCGGTCCGGCCGAGATCCCCACCCCGGGACCGAAGGCCGGCCAGACCGCCTACGTGTTCACCGCGGTCGGCACCCCCGGCCCGGCGGAGAAGCAGAAGCTGCCGCTGAACGTCACCTGGGTCAACCTGACCACCGGCAAGTCCGGGACCGAGACGCTGACCCCGCGCGACGACATCAACCCGGAGGGTCCGACCACGCTGACCGCGATCGTCGACACCGGATCGGGCAGCATCATGTCGACGATCTTCGGTCAGGTCACCACCGAGGACAGCCAGTGCCAGTTCATGCCGACCATCGGGTCGACGGTGGTGCCCTGA
- a CDS encoding DUF732 domain-containing protein, whose protein sequence is MKRVMTALVGALIAAVAFAGAANAIPDQGTPEFDNYMQGLERNGFHLSPDTAWRVAHQACEGGVPGLIGWELAAQGVIGPGADQRLMDVARQYACPVQ, encoded by the coding sequence ATGAAACGTGTGATGACGGCCCTGGTCGGGGCGCTGATCGCCGCTGTCGCCTTCGCCGGTGCGGCCAACGCGATCCCCGACCAGGGCACCCCGGAATTCGACAACTACATGCAGGGCCTGGAACGCAACGGGTTCCACCTAAGCCCCGACACCGCCTGGCGGGTCGCCCACCAGGCCTGCGAGGGCGGGGTGCCCGGGTTGATCGGCTGGGAGCTGGCGGCCCAGGGCGTGATCGGCCCCGGCGCCGATCAGCGGTTGATGGACGTGGCCCGCCAGTACGCCTGCCCGGTGCAGTAA
- a CDS encoding HhH-GPD-type base excision DNA repair protein codes for MATLRLAAEPAADALLSDDPFALLVGMLLDQQVPMETAFAGPKKLADRLGGLDAGEIAAYDPEKFAAVCAQKPAVHRFPGAMATRIQTLAQLIVDRYDGDAAGVWTVEDPDGAEVLRRLKALPGFGEQKARIFLALLGKQLGVTPGGWRRAAGEFGAAGTYLSVADIVDADSLDRVRAHKKQMKAAKKATATRR; via the coding sequence GTGGCGACCCTGCGATTAGCCGCCGAGCCGGCGGCCGATGCCCTGCTGAGCGACGACCCGTTCGCCTTGCTCGTCGGCATGCTGCTCGACCAGCAGGTGCCGATGGAGACCGCGTTCGCCGGGCCCAAGAAGCTCGCCGACCGTCTCGGCGGGCTCGACGCGGGCGAGATCGCCGCCTACGACCCCGAGAAGTTCGCCGCGGTGTGCGCGCAGAAACCCGCGGTGCACCGCTTCCCCGGGGCGATGGCCACACGGATCCAGACTCTGGCGCAGCTGATCGTCGACCGCTACGACGGGGACGCGGCCGGGGTGTGGACTGTCGAGGACCCCGACGGCGCCGAGGTGTTGCGCCGGCTCAAGGCGCTGCCCGGTTTCGGTGAGCAGAAGGCGCGCATCTTTCTCGCACTGCTGGGCAAACAGCTCGGCGTGACCCCGGGCGGGTGGCGCCGCGCGGCCGGGGAGTTCGGCGCCGCCGGGACCTACCTGTCGGTGGCCGACATCGTCGACGCCGACTCGCTGGACCGGGTGCGCGCCCACAAGAAGCAGATGAAGGCGGCGAAAAAAGCGACCGCGACACGACGGTAG